The following coding sequences are from one Dermacentor silvarum isolate Dsil-2018 chromosome 4, BIME_Dsil_1.4, whole genome shotgun sequence window:
- the LOC119449394 gene encoding coiled-coil domain-containing protein 134, translated as MSADRVFRLLLAATVLGVCFTQDTRENVLPPHVQQYRKMFKMRRAERLEAVKSILKLDNFEKQAKLVNIVLDKINEVLTTSKLKLESSDYIPGGAFPEDESTRDALSQVLENTAFFGEIILRLPNIAHAVLNMNKAGAMVLNWAIGFSNSTELYDETTTKLINLVAQELGLVERDPNYHNPYAVKQAKAASPVPASEPVPKPKKKKKMQRGPRLSRAEL; from the exons ATGAGCGCCGACCGAGTCTTCAGATTATTGCTAGCAGCTACTGTGCTCGGAGTTTGCTTTACTCAAGACACAAGAGAGAATGTACTACCTCCACATGTGCAGCAAT ATCGGAAGATGTTCAAGATGCGTcgcgccgagcgccttgaagccGTGAAGAGTATATTGAAGTTAGACAATTTTGAAAAGCAAGCCAAGCTAGTCAACATTGTATTGGACAAAATTAATGAG GTACTTACGACATCGAAGCTGAAGCTTGAGAGTTCGGACTACATTCCTGGCGGCGCCTTCCCGGAGGACGAAAGTACCAGAGACG CGCTGTCGCAAGTTTTGGAAAACACAGCTTTCTTTGGAGAAATAATCCTGCGACTCCCGAACATTGCTCATGCTGTGTTGAACATGAACAAGGCCGGTGCCATGGTACTCAACTGGGCCATTGGGTTCTCGAACTCCACTGAACTCTATGATGAAACCACAACCAAACTGATCAACCTG GTTGCTCAGGAACTGGGCTTGGTTGAGAGAGACCCCAACTATCATAACCCATATGCAGTAAAGCAAGCAAAA GCTGCATCACCAGTGCCAGCATCAGAACCAGTGCCGAAGcccaagaagaagaaaaagatgcAGCGTGGCCCACGGCTCAGCCGAGCAGAACTGTGA